Proteins from one Nitrososphaerota archaeon genomic window:
- a CDS encoding PLP-dependent cysteine synthase family protein, with protein MIYNNILELIGNTPVVKINSLSPKKSVEMYVKLEKFNPAGSVKDRIALYMIEAAEREGLLTKDKIVIEPTSGNTGIGLALVCAVKGYKLALVMPETMSMERRKILLAYGAKIILSPGARGMDGAEDLARQIVSKNPEKYFMPNQFANPNNVKAHYETTAEEIWRDFGDRLTHLVAGLGTTGTIVGVSKKLKAKNPKLKVIGVEPHRNTPIQGLKNLEIQYVPKIWDPSAIDEKVVVTLPEAEDTARLLTLKEGIFCGPSSGAIFYAALKKAQELDSGVILAILPDGGEKYLSTTLCDPERCLECIRKFGVQSACVDQELELLTKTQSLGL; from the coding sequence ATGATATACAACAACATACTCGAACTAATCGGCAACACACCAGTCGTGAAGATCAACAGCCTAAGCCCAAAGAAGAGCGTGGAGATGTATGTGAAGCTCGAAAAGTTTAACCCAGCAGGCTCTGTGAAGGACAGAATTGCGCTTTATATGATAGAAGCTGCTGAGAGAGAAGGTTTGCTTACCAAAGACAAGATCGTGATAGAGCCCACAAGCGGAAATACAGGCATAGGATTGGCATTAGTCTGTGCGGTCAAGGGGTATAAGCTCGCCCTAGTTATGCCTGAAACCATGAGTATGGAGAGGCGGAAGATCCTACTGGCTTATGGCGCAAAGATCATCCTCTCACCAGGTGCAAGGGGGATGGATGGGGCTGAGGATCTGGCTAGGCAGATAGTCTCAAAGAACCCAGAGAAGTATTTTATGCCGAACCAGTTTGCAAACCCGAATAACGTTAAGGCGCATTATGAAACAACGGCTGAAGAGATCTGGAGGGACTTCGGGGATAGACTCACACACCTAGTCGCAGGGCTGGGCACAACAGGCACAATAGTTGGCGTTTCAAAGAAGCTAAAAGCAAAGAATCCTAAGCTGAAGGTTATAGGCGTAGAGCCGCATAGAAACACCCCGATCCAAGGCTTAAAGAATCTCGAGATCCAGTATGTGCCGAAGATCTGGGATCCCTCAGCAATAGACGAAAAGGTAGTTGTAACTTTACCTGAAGCAGAAGACACAGCCAGGCTGCTCACACTCAAAGAAGGGATATTCTGCGGACCTAGCTCAGGAGCCATATTCTACGCTGCGCTAAAGAAGGCGCAGGAGCTGGACTCTGGTGTAATTTTAGCGATCCTACCAGACGGAGGGGAGAAGTATCTGAGCACTACACTATGCGACCCTGAACGATGCCTAGAATGCATAAGAAAATTTGGTGTACAGAGCGCCTGTGTAGACCAAGAACTCGAATTGCTAACGAAGACCCAAAGCCTAGGGTTATAG
- a CDS encoding RimK family alpha-L-glutamate ligase — protein MGHKFDFIFKSDLSEIPNYDAVFIRATTDPLYTSYLVSKTAWELGLRVIDDPNSIRICANKIHQYELFEKHNIPHIPTLIISRDEIHHKQIQELFDLFGRPIVLKAPYTSFSKYVEKVSCETSFRHFARRFFRRSDMLVVQKFMPTRFDWRVGVLNDEILYVCKYMMPNGGWKHGVKRKGKNSFRWGRTVTLKKINAPSKLKETALKACRIVGRGLYGVDIKEVNGEYVVVEVNDNPSIYRGYEDRWDRDIYVKIIKYLAT, from the coding sequence ATGGGGCACAAATTCGACTTCATCTTTAAGAGCGATCTCTCAGAGATCCCCAACTATGATGCTGTCTTCATAAGGGCTACAACAGACCCACTCTACACCTCATATCTAGTCTCAAAGACAGCTTGGGAACTCGGCTTAAGAGTCATAGATGACCCCAACTCCATAAGGATCTGCGCAAACAAGATACATCAGTACGAATTGTTCGAAAAGCACAATATACCACATATACCCACACTAATCATCAGTAGAGACGAGATACACCACAAGCAGATACAGGAACTATTCGACTTATTCGGAAGACCTATCGTATTGAAAGCACCTTACACAAGCTTCTCAAAGTATGTGGAGAAGGTCTCTTGTGAAACCAGCTTCCGCCACTTCGCCAGAAGGTTTTTCAGGAGATCAGATATGCTGGTAGTGCAGAAGTTTATGCCCACACGCTTCGACTGGAGAGTAGGGGTCTTGAACGACGAAATCCTCTATGTTTGCAAGTATATGATGCCTAATGGTGGATGGAAGCACGGTGTGAAGCGAAAAGGCAAGAACAGTTTCCGATGGGGCAGAACAGTTACACTAAAAAAGATCAACGCACCCTCGAAGCTAAAAGAAACTGCTCTCAAAGCGTGTAGGATAGTCGGCCGCGGGCTCTACGGTGTTGACATCAAAGAGGTCAATGGTGAATATGTTGTGGTTGAGGTTAACGATAACCCGAGCATCTATAGGGGCTACGAGGATCGCTGGGATAGAGACATCTACGTGAAGATAATAAAGTATCTAGCAACCTAA
- a CDS encoding YkgJ family cysteine cluster protein: MARQENYFEVCEACKIECCRDARPPITLKRREIIEGYLRERKLRIEDPFVCVDYMHPREDREGYCIFYNRETKKCLVHEVKPETCVAGPITFDIDKGRGRIVWYLKMESICPLAGVIFRDRSLLQRHFEVARREILRLVEDLPPHHLKVILRREEPETFKIGEEEIGEGVLSKLD, encoded by the coding sequence TTGGCGAGGCAGGAGAATTACTTTGAGGTGTGTGAAGCGTGTAAGATTGAGTGCTGCAGAGATGCCCGACCCCCTATAACTTTGAAGCGTAGGGAGATTATAGAAGGGTATCTTAGGGAGCGTAAATTGCGTATAGAGGACCCCTTCGTGTGTGTAGATTATATGCATCCAAGGGAGGATAGAGAGGGGTACTGCATCTTCTACAATAGGGAGACTAAGAAGTGCTTGGTTCATGAGGTGAAGCCTGAGACGTGTGTCGCAGGGCCGATAACGTTCGACATAGATAAGGGAAGGGGGAGGATAGTTTGGTACCTGAAGATGGAGAGTATCTGCCCTTTAGCGGGTGTAATCTTTAGGGACAGAAGCCTGCTTCAGCGGCACTTTGAAGTGGCTAGAAGGGAGATTCTTAGGCTCGTTGAAGATCTTCCGCCGCATCATCTTAAGGTTATATTGAGGCGTGAAGAGCCTGAGACGTTCAAGATAGGGGAGGAAGAGATTGGGGAAGGCGTTTTGAGTAAACTTGATTGA
- a CDS encoding nitroreductase family deazaflavin-dependent oxidoreductase, whose amino-acid sequence MASDFRSRLEGVKDRWTIRLVTIGRRSGLPRPVTVWFVYLDGRLFVRTSKKTNWYKNLKANPTVEAEVGGLKFRAEAEQIFDQALTKRLQEAYRRKYRLADALSNLIMIRGSPIFFELKVKECNPF is encoded by the coding sequence TTGGCTTCAGATTTCAGAAGTCGGCTTGAGGGTGTTAAAGATAGGTGGACTATTCGGCTGGTGACTATCGGTAGGAGGAGTGGGCTGCCTAGACCTGTCACGGTTTGGTTCGTTTACCTTGATGGTAGGCTCTTTGTGCGCACCTCGAAGAAGACGAATTGGTATAAGAATCTGAAGGCGAATCCAACTGTGGAGGCTGAGGTTGGTGGGTTGAAGTTTAGGGCTGAAGCTGAGCAGATTTTCGACCAAGCGCTCACCAAACGGCTTCAAGAAGCGTATAGAAGGAAGTATCGGTTAGCCGATGCATTATCAAACCTCATTATGATTAGGGGAAGCCCAATCTTCTTCGAGCTAAAAGTTAAGGAGTGTAACCCATTTTAG
- a CDS encoding NDP-sugar synthase produces the protein MLTMNLSEVRVVIPVGGQATRLQPLTAEVSKACLRFMNKPLIEIAIAELAKQGVKHFIFGVKGYINYRSLHDYFDDGTPLSAKYGIEPRIHIKYQPHFDDLGSADSLRIILDYYEIPSLIAVVQGDNIFDLNLADLIDFHLSREAFMTICLTRVDDVTGYGVAEVEGERIIRFVEKPDPKEAPSNLANTGIYILNPEVRSVYNEPLIQDEIKRRERLDFGKDFIPYLIERGYPIYGYQLKGRWYDLGTPANYLRSLIELLKAGYGLDRSWRVEGHDVWVQSRSAESMRRRSEIVKKMHEGKIRLEGAVLIGRHCQIGEGSVIRDSVIDNFTIIGKNVSIEGSAILDRSIVHDNATISKSIIGRHVIVNSSPTKPTSIEDLCVIGDDTIIEEGIKLKAAKIYPHSKLAS, from the coding sequence ATGTTGACGATGAACCTAAGCGAAGTTAGAGTCGTCATACCAGTAGGTGGACAAGCAACCAGACTTCAGCCTCTTACCGCTGAGGTTTCAAAGGCTTGCCTACGTTTTATGAATAAGCCGCTGATCGAAATAGCCATTGCTGAGCTCGCTAAACAAGGTGTAAAACACTTTATCTTCGGCGTTAAAGGTTACATAAACTATCGAAGCCTACACGACTATTTTGATGACGGCACACCCCTATCAGCCAAATATGGCATAGAGCCACGCATACACATAAAGTATCAGCCACACTTCGACGACTTAGGCAGCGCCGACTCGCTCAGAATAATCCTCGATTACTACGAAATCCCCTCACTTATAGCAGTTGTGCAAGGCGACAACATCTTCGACCTGAACCTTGCAGATCTAATAGATTTCCACCTCTCCAGAGAAGCCTTCATGACCATCTGCCTAACAAGAGTCGATGATGTGACCGGATATGGTGTAGCTGAAGTTGAGGGCGAAAGGATCATCCGATTCGTAGAGAAACCCGATCCAAAAGAAGCCCCTTCAAACCTAGCCAACACAGGAATCTACATACTGAACCCAGAAGTCAGATCAGTCTATAACGAGCCACTTATCCAAGATGAGATTAAACGCAGAGAGAGGCTCGACTTCGGCAAAGACTTCATACCCTACCTCATAGAGCGCGGCTACCCGATCTACGGCTACCAACTCAAAGGACGATGGTACGACTTAGGTACACCAGCCAACTACCTCCGCAGCCTAATCGAACTGCTCAAGGCTGGCTACGGGCTGGATCGAAGCTGGAGAGTAGAGGGGCACGATGTTTGGGTGCAGAGCCGAAGCGCCGAGTCGATGCGTAGAAGAAGCGAGATAGTAAAGAAGATGCACGAAGGGAAGATTAGGTTAGAAGGTGCCGTGCTTATAGGCAGACACTGCCAGATAGGCGAAGGCTCAGTAATCAGAGACTCGGTGATAGACAACTTCACCATAATAGGCAAAAACGTATCTATTGAGGGCTCAGCCATATTAGATCGATCCATAGTTCACGACAACGCAACGATAAGCAAGAGCATAATAGGTAGGCACGTAATAGTCAACTCCTCGCCCACAAAACCGACGTCAATAGAGGACTTATGCGTAATAGGCGACGACACCATCATAGAAGAAGGTATCAAGCTGAAGGCTGCAAAGATCTACCCACACAGCAAATTAGCCTCCTAG
- a CDS encoding molybdenum cofactor biosynthesis protein MoaE, whose product MLEPGVYPKREFNLPDVISGFLREVSPNDGAVASFIGLVKGVSDLGRDVSEIEVESYVEHATPTIRRICEEVRAKYGVSRVLIYHLMGRFEVGEPLVLVLVSGRSRSGVFPALQEAVERYKREPALFKKEVFVDGESRWVSHA is encoded by the coding sequence ATGCTCGAGCCTGGTGTGTACCCTAAGCGTGAGTTCAATCTGCCTGATGTTATAAGCGGGTTTTTGAGAGAAGTAAGCCCTAACGATGGGGCTGTCGCTTCATTCATAGGTTTGGTGAAGGGCGTTAGCGATTTAGGTAGAGATGTTTCCGAGATTGAAGTTGAATCCTACGTTGAACACGCTACACCCACTATTAGGAGGATATGTGAAGAGGTTAGGGCTAAGTATGGTGTGAGCCGCGTTCTGATCTACCACCTTATGGGTAGGTTTGAGGTTGGGGAGCCGCTTGTGCTGGTGCTTGTGTCTGGTAGGAGCCGCAGCGGTGTCTTCCCAGCCTTGCAAGAGGCTGTTGAAAGGTATAAGCGTGAACCAGCGCTGTTCAAAAAAGAAGTGTTTGTTGATGGGGAGTCAAGGTGGGTCTCCCACGCCTAG
- a CDS encoding NOB1 family endonuclease: MAAKESETKSRKLILDATAFYAGVPYTSLECYLTTAEVLKEVTHSSKYIAIIDTLLDSKRLVVEKPPSEAYQRVKAAAMETRDISTLSEADISILALALHYSEKGDAVIVTDDYAVQNVAQILNIRFAPAMSRGIRRMVRWVHYCPACSQVFGGNMRYCPICGTALKRRVGRSREVRY, translated from the coding sequence ATGGCAGCAAAAGAGTCTGAGACTAAATCTCGGAAGCTGATACTTGACGCAACAGCATTCTATGCAGGCGTACCCTACACTAGTTTAGAATGCTACCTAACGACCGCGGAGGTGTTAAAAGAGGTTACGCACAGTAGCAAATACATTGCGATAATAGATACTCTTCTCGATTCCAAGCGGCTGGTGGTTGAGAAGCCGCCTTCTGAGGCTTATCAGCGTGTGAAGGCTGCTGCTATGGAAACAAGAGACATCTCTACTCTCTCTGAGGCGGACATCTCTATTTTAGCTTTGGCTCTACATTATTCGGAGAAGGGTGATGCGGTTATAGTTACTGACGACTACGCTGTGCAGAATGTGGCTCAGATTCTTAATATACGGTTTGCACCGGCTATGAGTAGAGGTATAAGGAGGATGGTGAGATGGGTACACTACTGCCCAGCTTGTAGCCAAGTATTTGGTGGTAACATGCGTTATTGCCCGATCTGTGGTACAGCGTTAAAGAGGAGGGTTGGCAGAAGCAGAGAGGTAAGGTATTAA
- a CDS encoding bifunctional nuclease family protein yields MQEGKKDDEYVYVKVTKVGFADPEGAQGVLVLTAEDGRSFPMSAFSGEVADYIARFQRGDRVSVPSVYKMIAELADSQSLFLTEVEVYERGNVLRADLYFSCRGSSFVLRNYRASDSIALATYYDVPIKMKKKLFDKLASQV; encoded by the coding sequence ATGCAAGAAGGTAAAAAAGACGATGAATATGTATATGTGAAGGTTACGAAGGTAGGTTTCGCAGACCCAGAGGGTGCCCAAGGCGTTCTCGTTTTAACGGCTGAGGATGGTAGAAGCTTTCCGATGAGCGCTTTTTCGGGCGAAGTTGCGGATTATATAGCGAGGTTTCAGCGGGGTGATCGGGTATCAGTGCCATCGGTCTACAAGATGATAGCTGAGTTGGCTGATAGCCAGTCGCTCTTCCTAACAGAGGTGGAGGTTTATGAGAGAGGAAATGTGTTAAGGGCTGACCTTTATTTTAGCTGCAGGGGCAGCAGCTTTGTCCTTAGAAACTATAGAGCCTCTGATTCCATAGCGCTCGCTACATACTATGATGTGCCTATAAAGATGAAGAAGAAGCTCTTCGATAAACTGGCGTCTCAGGTCTGA
- a CDS encoding NAD(+)/NADH kinase has product MAQQKPVHSIGVVLKDGLDKVTASNIVRRIVDAGLQVYTLLDDLSSEGAIKVSDVNDLKSRVDVVVSVGGDGTLLRTLRLLRDETPVLAVNVGHRGILSEIKPKELDEALLKLKKGEYLLDRRMRLVARTSVELPPATNEVYVVRKRHIGTPLFTIRLGETQISVRMDGVVVSTPTGSTGHAYSLKGPVLQEDLDGVLIVPASPLQHMPPIVVKPQPITIKVDQPADVVVDGQEVFGLESGEGVEISRYKYDANLVRLGGFAFKQLLKMIS; this is encoded by the coding sequence TTGGCGCAACAGAAACCGGTTCATAGCATAGGTGTAGTCCTAAAAGACGGTTTAGATAAAGTGACCGCGTCAAATATAGTTAGGAGAATCGTTGACGCAGGCTTACAAGTCTATACCTTATTAGATGATCTTAGCTCTGAAGGCGCCATTAAAGTGAGTGATGTAAATGATCTGAAGAGCAGAGTTGATGTTGTAGTTAGTGTAGGTGGGGATGGAACCCTTCTGCGCACACTAAGATTGCTTAGAGATGAGACACCAGTCTTAGCGGTAAATGTTGGGCACCGAGGGATACTTTCAGAGATCAAGCCTAAGGAGTTAGATGAAGCCCTCCTTAAGCTGAAGAAAGGGGAGTACTTACTGGATAGAAGAATGAGGCTTGTAGCGAGAACCAGTGTGGAACTGCCGCCTGCCACAAACGAGGTCTATGTGGTAAGGAAGAGGCACATAGGTACACCTCTATTCACAATAAGACTTGGTGAGACACAGATAAGCGTCAGAATGGATGGTGTGGTTGTTTCAACACCAACAGGTTCGACTGGGCACGCTTATTCGCTTAAAGGACCGGTTTTACAGGAGGACCTTGACGGTGTGTTAATAGTTCCAGCTTCGCCGCTTCAGCATATGCCGCCTATAGTGGTAAAGCCTCAGCCGATCACGATCAAGGTTGATCAGCCAGCAGATGTGGTGGTTGATGGGCAAGAGGTCTTCGGATTAGAAAGTGGTGAGGGGGTGGAGATTAGTAGATACAAGTATGATGCAAACTTGGTGAGGCTAGGGGGCTTTGCATTCAAGCAGTTACTCAAGATGATCTCTTAA